CCAGAACGTATGGAGGAAGCGTTTCACGTCGTCTGCCACGAGTGCAGCGAGGAGGGGGTCTACGAGAGCCGATCCGACGCAGTTGCCACACGGGAAGCACACGCCGACGGGACGAGTCACCGGGTCAGTATGCTGGCGATCGGCCCGGCGGTCCCGAACCCCTAGGGTTTAGACGATGGTGGCCTGACCACCAGCTATGGATGCCGTCCAGTTCGCCGCCCACGGCGACCGCGAGGTCGTCGAGTACGGGCCGTCTCCCGAGCCCACACTCGACCCCGACGACGTTCTCCTCGACGTGCGAGCCGGAGCACTGAACCACCTCGACGTGTGGACTCGCCGCGGACTTCCGGGGATCGACCTCGACTTTCCCCACGTTCCCGGGAGCGATGCCGCGGGCGTCGTCGTGGCCGTCGGAGACGCGGTCGAGCGGTTCGGCCGCGGCGACCGCGTCGCCGTCACCGCCGGACGCAGCTGTGGGACCTGCGAGTTCTGTCGCGACGGTGAGCCGACGCTGTGTGTGAACTACGAGATCCTCGGCGAACACTGTCCGGGCGTCCACGCCGAGCGGACCGCGGTCCCGGCCGACGCGCTCGTCCCCGTTCCGGAGGGCGTCGACTGGACGACCGCGGGGGCCGCGCCGCTGGTCTTCGGGACCGCCTGGCGCATGCTCCACACCCGCGGCGAGATCGACGCGGGAGAGACCGTCCTCGTTCTGGGAGCGAGCGGCGGCGTCGGCCACGCGGCGGTCCAGATCGCCGACCACGCCGGCTGTGAGGTGATCGCGACGGCCAGCAGCGACGAGAAGCGTGCGACCGCTCGTCGGCTGGGTGCGGATCTCGCGATCGACTACGAGGCCGAAGACTTCGCGGATGCGGTCCGCGCGGAGACCGGCCAGCGCGGCGTCGACGTGGTCGTCGATCACGTCGGCGCGGCCACCTGGAGACAGTCGCTGCGCAGTCTCGCGAACGGCGGCCGACTGTTGACCTGCGGGGCGACGACCGGCCCGACGCCGGAGACGAACGTCAACCGGATCTTCGGCAACCAGCTCTCCGTCCACGGCTCGACGATGGCCGGTCCCGGCGAGCTCGACGACGTGCTCGAACTGGTCTGGGACGGGACCTTCGAGGTGCTGCTCCGGGCGGTCCTCCCGATGAGCGAGACCGCACGCGGCCACGAACTGCTGGAGGACCGCGAGGGGTTCGGCAAGGTCGTCGTCGTTCCGGACAGCGAGTACGAGGGAGGGGCCGATGAGTAGCGACGACGACGCGGGCTACGTCCATCGACCCAGCGGCGAACCGCCGTCGAGCGGCGACGGCGAACGCGAGTTCGACTGGCGGGGGTGGACGCTGGTCGCCACCGTGATCTTCGCCTTCATCGTCGCTCCCGGCGCGCTCCTCCTCCTCCCGGCCGCACAGTCGTTCGTCCAGTCGCTCGGGTTGACGTTGCGTGACGCCTACCTCGTTCTCCCGCTGCTCCCGGCGTTCCTGCTCGGTTCCGTCGCCGTCTGGTCGGCGATGCGCGCTCGCTCCGGCGGTGCGTGATACGGACGGTCGTCGCCAGCAGTGAGCGGCTCCCCGGTGGCGACTCACTGCTTGCGACGACACCGATCCGCGCGAGCGCGACCGTGATTTTCCCGGCTGGTCACTCTCTTGCCGTGTCGGCCCCGAAGCGCGTCACCTTCGCCGCCGGCACCCGAACTGTCACCGTCGCGCCCACTGCCGGCGGCTCGGACTGGCGCTCGACGACGACCGTCTCGTCGGTCGGGAGGGTGACCGACACGTCGTAGCGTGACCCCCGGTCCGTGACGTGGCTCACCGCCCCGCTCAGCGTCGGCACCGTGTCGGTGCTGTCAGTGCCGGCCAGCGTCAGCTCCCCTGGGCGGACGTGACACGACACCGAGGCTCCGGACGGTCTGTCGCTCCGGGCCTCCGGCAGTGTCAGCGTCTGCTCGCCGACCGCGAGCACGAGCGGCTCCGGTTCGACGACGGTCGCCTCGACGGTGTTCGACCGTCCGAGAAACGACGCGACAAAGGGCGTGGGGGGCGACTCGTACAGCGCCCGCGGCGTGTCGACTCCCGCGATCTCCCCCTCGTTCATGACGACGAGCCGATCCGCGAGCGCCATCGCGTCCGCCTGATCGTGGGTGACGAACAGCGTCGTGACGCCGGTTTCTCGCTGGATGCGACCG
Above is a genomic segment from Halomicrobium sp. LC1Hm containing:
- a CDS encoding zinc-binding dehydrogenase, which translates into the protein MDAVQFAAHGDREVVEYGPSPEPTLDPDDVLLDVRAGALNHLDVWTRRGLPGIDLDFPHVPGSDAAGVVVAVGDAVERFGRGDRVAVTAGRSCGTCEFCRDGEPTLCVNYEILGEHCPGVHAERTAVPADALVPVPEGVDWTTAGAAPLVFGTAWRMLHTRGEIDAGETVLVLGASGGVGHAAVQIADHAGCEVIATASSDEKRATARRLGADLAIDYEAEDFADAVRAETGQRGVDVVVDHVGAATWRQSLRSLANGGRLLTCGATTGPTPETNVNRIFGNQLSVHGSTMAGPGELDDVLELVWDGTFEVLLRAVLPMSETARGHELLEDREGFGKVVVVPDSEYEGGADE
- a CDS encoding ABC transporter ATP-binding protein; this encodes MTLEVSGLTHRYGSKTAVEDVSFSLADGEIVGLLGPSGCGKTTIVQAIAGHLSPTAGRIGLRGEDVTRQPPERRRVSVVFQESTLYPHMTVGENVAYGLEAREVDRSRIDALVETHLELVSLASRRDASPAELSGGQKRRVELARALAPEPDVLLLDEPLSALDRSLREELRRAIGRIQRETGVTTLFVTHDQADAMALADRLVVMNEGEIAGVDTPRALYESPPTPFVASFLGRSNTVEATVVEPEPLVLAVGEQTLTLPEARSDRPSGASVSCHVRPGELTLAGTDSTDTVPTLSGAVSHVTDRGSRYDVSVTLPTDETVVVERQSEPPAVGATVTVRVPAAKVTRFGADTARE